The stretch of DNA AGATGGGAAACAGGCAAACCCTTCAGGCCAGAGTCTTAAATTGTCTTTTGACCATAGTCGAATTGGAGCCCTTGATAAAAAAGTTGCCCCTTGATTCTGATTTGAGAGCAGAGTTTAAGTTTATTAAAAGTATAGTTAATCAAGTCAATGAGTTTGACTTATCCGAGAATGACGTTTCGCGTATTGAAAGGGCAACGGCTACATTTCTCGATGAGATCAGCGTCCCATTGTCTATTTTTTATAAAGATTTTAAAAAACAAAAGTTGCAATAAATTATGTTTTTCCGAGCCGTGTTCCTTCTTTTTTTGCTAGTAAACATTTTTTTAATTTGTAGAATAATTTGGTCAGATAGTGGAATAATTGCATATTTAAAGGTAAAGGATACGTACACTAAATTATATGAGGAGAATGAGAAGATAAAGAACGAAAATGTAAAATTAAGTAATGATATCAGAATGCTTAAATCTGACACTGAATACTTGGCTGATGTCATCCGTAAAGAAATGCATTATGTCAAGAAGAAAGAACTAATATATATATTTCCTACAAGTGGAAGGTAGTCGAGTTTTAGGAGTTTAGTACATGCAGGACAAAATTGATTTTTACGAAGAAGTTTTGGCGCTTGATCCCCATTCCAAACTGTTTTTTCCCTTGGCTAGGTTGTATCTGGAAAGTAAACAGACTCAAAAAGCCCTTGAGGTTTTGCAAGCAGGGCTTGAAAAATATCCGGAACATTTAGAGGCCAGACTTTTATTGGCCAATATATACTTTTGGCAAGGGCTAGAGGAACAGGGAGAAAAGATTTGCGTCGAAATCTTTGAACTTTTGAAGAAAAATAGTTTTTTTTGGACTACTCTAGAGCATTTTTGGGCACGAAAGAGCCAGGAAGATCTGGCCTTGGCTTTTAAATTTATAGCTGAACATGCACAGGGACAGGAACTAACCTGGAGCAGTGTTTTAAAGGCGGGTCTCTTGGCGTTGGAGAAAAGGCCTGAAGTGAACGCTAAAGGTCTTACAGAAGGAGAGGGAGTA from Desulfovulcanus ferrireducens encodes:
- a CDS encoding FtsB family cell division protein, encoding MFFRAVFLLFLLVNIFLICRIIWSDSGIIAYLKVKDTYTKLYEENEKIKNENVKLSNDIRMLKSDTEYLADVIRKEMHYVKKKELIYIFPTSGR